In Marinobacterium sp. LSUCC0821, the DNA window AAGCAACAGGCGTGGCATAAAACGACTGCTTCGGGATTGCGCTGACATAACCAAATACCGAAATTAATTCAGAGGGAGAACACCCCCGCCAAACATAGCTGACGGGGGTGATATTTCTAAGTGAGGCGTACCTCACTCACGTACTACAGATTAGTAGTAACGTGCTTTACGCATTTCGCGATCAGCAGCTTTCTGTGCTGCATCAAGCGCTTCTTCTACGCTCTTATCACCTGCAAGAGCAGCTGCCATCTGCTGGCCAAACGCTGTACCGATAGCCTGGAACTCAGGAATCGCTGCGAACTGTACGCCAGTGTATGGAGTTTTCTCGAAGGTAGAGTCGTATGGGTTAGCACTCTTGATAGCGTCCATCTCAGCGCTTGCGAAGTTAGCAGCTGCCTGGAACTTCTCGTTAGCGTAAGTAGATGAACGAGTACCTGTTGGTACGCGACCCCAACCATTAGTTTCACCAACTAGGTTGATGTAGTCCTTAGAAGTTGACCACTCTAGGAACTTCATCGCAGCTTCTTTCTTCTCAGATGAAGCTGGGATACCTAGTGCCCAAGCCCATAGCCAGTTTGCACCGCGCTTGGTTTTCTGAACTGGAGCCTGTGCGTAAGCGATCTTGTCAGCAACTTTAGACTGCGCTGGGTCAGATACGAACGATGCAGCGATAGTTGCATCAATCCATGCACCACACTTGCCTTCGTTGATAAGAGCTAAGATTTCGTTGAAGCTGTTTGCAGACGACCCTGGAGGCGCGTACTTAGTCATTAGATCGATGTAGAAGTTCATTGCAGCATTCCACTCAGCAGAGTCTAGCTGAGGCTTCCAGTTTTCATCGAACCAACGAGCACCGAAGGTGTTTGCCATAGTGGTTAGGAAAGCAGCGTTATCACCCCAACCTGGTTTACCACGTAGACATACGCCATAAACACCATTTTCTGGATCATGCATTGCTGCAATCGCTTGTTCCATATCAGCCCAAGTTGGGTTGTATGGAAGAGTAATACCCGCTTTATCAGTTAGGTCTTTACGGTACATAACCATTGAAGACTCACCGTAGAAAGGTGCAGCGTATAGGTTTCCGTTGTGAGATAGACCACCACGCATTGCAGGTAGGATATCGTTCACATCGTAAGAAGCGCTGAAGTTAAGAGGAGCCAACCAGCCCTTCTCACCCCAAATTGGAGCTTCGTACATACCGATAGTCATGATGTCGAACTGACCGCCTTTAGTCGCGATATCAGTAGTAACACGCTGACGTAGAACACCCTCTTCTAGGGTAACCCACTTAACTTTGATGCCAGTCTCTTCTTCAAACTTAGGAGAGAGCTTCTGCATCTCGATCATGTGACCGTTGTTTACTGTTGCGATAACAAGTTCAGTACCGCCGTGTGAACCAGCGAATGCTTGGCTTGATAGCATTACGGCACCAGCAACGGCAGCCGAGAGCATTTTAACTTTCATGTTGGACTCCTGTCGGATTTATTTTTATCTGACACCACCGGTACTTTAATTCATAGATGAATCGATACTGGTGAGCATCTGTGCAACAGAGTAGCATTAGATTTTCTATACATCTTATACAGAAAAATTCATTGATGGTACTTTCTTGCATATTTATTACGCACATGCAGTAATAATTGCATTAAAGTGTTAACTTGATCGTAATATTAGAAACAAATCATCAATATTCTGTTTCACTTAAGAAAAACAATAAGATAGCGGAGACTCACCGTGTTCCTAGGACTCGATCTTGGCACCTCAGGTGTTAAAGCACTTCTAATTAATCGCCAACAGGGCATTATCGACAGCAAAAATTCAGCAATTACTGTTTCTCGCCCTCACCCAGGCTGGTCTGAACAGGACCCTGCAGATTGGATAAGTGCCTGTGAGTCAGCCATGGACCAACTCAAGGCGGCACAACCCGAAGCCTTCTCTCAGATAAAAGCGATCTCATTTTCTGGTCAGATGCACGGTGCTACGCTGCTTGATGAGAATGGCCAGCCACTTAGACCTGCAATCCTTTGGAATGACACCCGCAGCTACCAAGAGGCTGCTGAACTCGATGCAATGCCAGCGTTTCGCGAGCTGTCTGGCAATATTGTTTTTCCTGGTTTTACTGCACCTAAACTGGTGTGGGTCGCACGACATGAACCTGAGGTCTTTGCTAAAACAGCGAAGGTAGTACTGCCTAAGGACTACATCGCGTTTTGGCTAAGCGGTGAATATATATCTGAAATGTCTGATGCAGCTGGCACAAGCTGGCTCAATGTCGCTGATCGCTGCTGGTCTGAAGAGCTTCTTGCACTCTCTGGTATGCGGTTAGATCAAATGCCTCGTCTAGTTGAAGGATCAGATGCTGCTGGCACTATTAGGGCTGAACTAGCCAATCGCTGGGGGCTCAGCAAGGATGTCATTATTGGTGGCGGCGCAGGTGATAATGCAGCATCTGCAATCGGCATGGGGGTTGTATCTGAAGGTCAAGCCTTCCTGTCACTGGGAACATCGGGGGTTATATTCGCTGCAACCGATGGATTCAAACCACTGCCAGCCAGTGCAGTACATGCATTTTGCCACGCCATTCCAAATACCTGGCACCAGATGGGAGTCATACTATCGGCCACCGACGCACTCAACTGGTATGCCAATCTCACAGGGTGTTCTGCAGCTGAGTTAGATGCTGAGTTGCCAACCGCTGCAAATGAACCGGCATCGGTGCGTTTTCTCCCCTATCTATCTGGGGAAAGAACACCCCATAACGATGCGCAAATACGCGGCGTTTTTGTAGGACTAGAACATGAGTCTGATAGAGCAACGCTTACCCAAGCCATTATGGAAGGTGTTGCTTTCGCTATTCGTGACAATCTAGAAGCGCTCAATCAAGCGGGCGCACAAGTGGATGAAATTATCGCCGTGGGCGGTGGTTCACGTTCCAACTTTTGGATTCAAACCCTCTCTAACGTCCTGAACAAGAGTATCTTAATTCCCGCCGATGGTGATTTTGGTGCTGCATTTGGTGCAGCACGACTAGCTCTTTTAGCTGCTGAAGATGTTGATCCTATCTCTGTACTTACAACACCACATATTGAAAGACGAATAGAGCCTAATCAGGCTACAGTATCGCTCTACGAACAGGCGTATCAGCACTACCGCAAAATCTACCCTGCGCTTAAAGATCTCTAATAACTCATAAAAAGGAGCCATCTATGGGACAACTCGATGGAAAGTTTGCTGCAGTAACAGGCTCAGCGTCTGGCATTGGTTATGCCAGCGCAAGTGCCATGCATGATGAGGGTGCGACCGTCATCTTTATAGATCGGGACGAAGCTCGACTGACTGAGATCTGTCATGAGTTTGGCGAACGCGCCATTCCATTGGTCACTGATCTTTTAGATCGTGCTACCTGTGCTCAGCTAATGCATAGAATCCTGGATCTCGTACCTAACCTAGATATCTTCCACGCAAATGCGGGCCTTTATGTCGGTGGCGACCTTGTTGATGCAGAGCTTGATGCAATCGATCGCGTGATGGAGTTGAACGTCAACGTGGTGATGAAAAACGTGCGCTCTATTCTCCCACATATGATTGAGCGCGGTACTGGCGACATCATCGTGACGAGCTCACTTGCCGCGCACTACCCTACACCTTGGGAGCCCGTCTACGCCTCGTCTAAATGGGCGATCGACTGTTTTGTGCAAACCACCCGACGTCAGGTGTTTAAGCACGGACTACGAGTAGGTTCAATCTCACCCGGTCCAGTCATCACTGGACTGCTGAAAGACTGGCCGCAGGATAAGCTGGAAGAGGCGAAAGCTAATGGCAGCTTGGTTGAAGCGGAAGAGATCGCAAATGTGATCATATTCATGCTAACTCGTCCAAGGCACATGACTATTCGTGATGTTGTGATGATGCCAACCAACTTTGATCTTTAACCAAATGAATATTGCCCGCCCTAAACTAGAGCGCTTGTGTTAACGTAAGTCACTGATTAGAAGCATGACATTAGGTTGAATTGAGAAGTTAATATGCAATACACGACGTTAGGAACAAACGGGTTATCTGTCTCAAGAATCTGTCTAGGCACCATGACTTGGGGCAAGCAGAATTCTCAAGCTGAGGCTGATGAACAGATAGAACATGCGCTATCGGTTGGCATCAATTTTTTTGATACAGCAGAGATGTATGCGGTACCGCCAACGGCAGAGACCTACGGCAAAACTGAAGAGATTATTGGCAACTGGCTTGCGCGCAATCCATCACGCCGCGGCGAGATGATTATCGCTACCAAAATCGCGGGCGTTGGCCTCCCTTGGGTACGAGACGGTGGACCTATTACAGGTCAGGCAGTTATTGATGCAGTCGATAACTCATTGAAGCGACTTCAGACGGACTACATAGATTTGTACCAGTTACACTGGCCGAACCGCACCTCACCTCACTTCGGAAAGCACACTCCCAACTTCTATAAGTTCAGTGATATTAACGCGGCTGAGCATGAAGCACAGATGCTGGATATCTTGCAGGGTATAGATAGCTGCATTAAAGCTGGCAAGATTCGCCACTTTGGTTTGTCAGACGATACTCCATGGGGCATTAACACCTACCTAAAATTGAGTCGCCAACACAATCTTCCAAGGCCCGTCTCTATTCAAAATGAGTTCAGCCTTTTGCATGCAAAAGATTGGCCCTACCTGATAGAGAACTGCCTACATGAGGATATCGCCTACCTGCCTTGGTCGCCATTGGCATCAGGTATGCTGTCGGGTAAATATGCGAACGGTGAAATGCCGGAAGGTAGCCGCTGGAGTATTTCAAATCTAGCAACCCTTCATCGCAATACGCCTCAAGCGCATGAAGCAGTAGCAGAGTATGTAAAGCTTGCTGAGCGCTTTGGCTATACGCCATCGCAACTAGCACTTGCATGGTGTGATCAGGTGGATGGTGTCACTTCCACCATTATTGGTGCGACCTCTATGGCGCAGCTTCTTGAGAACATCGCTGCGTTTGATATGCCTCTATCTGAGGAGTTACAAACAGAGGTTGCTGCATTATTCAAACGCTACCCGCAGCCGTTTTAATTTAATGATCACTTCGCCTTTCAGGCTAGCTCTACAAAACCACTGCGTAGATCTAGCCAAAAAGGCGAAGCGATTCATATCCTAGCTTTCAGCCAATCGTTTAGCCGCTCGACGCATCGATAGACGATAAATCAGCGGTATTACAAACAACGTCAGCACTGAAGAGAAGCCTAAGCCCCAAACAATCGAGGTCGCCACTGGTCCCCAGATCAGCGACTTACCGCCAAGACCCGCCGCTAGCGAGAAGAGACCCGCCATCGTAGTTAACGTAGTGATAAGAACTGGGATCACTCGACGACGTGACGCATAGAGTGTCGCGTGCATCAGACTCATACCATTACCGATGCGGTCATTCGCGGCTGAGATAAGGACTATTGCAGCGTTAACAGCAATGCCCGCGAGGGCTACAACACCATACATGGTGTATAGGCTCAATGGGTTCTGCGTCACAATTAAGCCCAATACAACACCCGTAAAGGCTAGAGGAACTGTCGCTAGAATCATCAATGGCTGCCAGTAGCTGCGGAATTGCGTTCCCAGAATCAGGTACATCAAACCAACACCCACTAGGAACAGGATTGCAATTGAATCCATACTCTCTTTGATATCATCCAGTTCGCCTGAGAAGTCGAGATCAATTGCCGGATACTGCTCTTCATACTCTTTCCAACGTTCCAGCAAGAAAGCATTCGCCTGCACTGTATCCATACCGCCAGAGCGAAGATCAGCTTCAAGCGTGATAGCTCGGCGGAAGTTGTAGTGGCGTATATTACCCAGCGACTGCTTACGCTCTTCGATCACCAGCTCAGACAGCGGAATCGCACCACCAGCAGGGACTGGGATACGGTAACTCAGCAGCCGTTCCAGTGAAGGTAGCGAGTCTGGATTAGCCCTGACACGAACATCCAAACGCTCACCAGAATCACGCATGCTAGCAACAACTTCACCATCAACCAGGAGTCGAAGAGTTCGACGAACATCCGCTGGATTCAGCCCACTTCGATTGATGGCATCACTGTCGAGTTCGAGACTCAATTCATAGCGGCCACGAGCGGCATCATCTTCGACATCAACAAAGTCTTCATGGCTGTTGAGGATCTCAATCAGAATGTTAGTGGCGTCACGGATCTCTTGGTAATCATCGCCACGCACTTTCACCGATATAGGCTTAGAGGCAGGCGGGCCACCCGATAGGCGAAGGAAAGAGATACGTATTGGACCTGCAACATCACCTATATCCTCGCGAACTGCATCCGTCATCTCTTCGACGGTTCTTAGGTCCGGAGTTTTAGGATTTAACCCAACCAGTATTTGACCATACTGCTCACCAATACGTGGTTCGGTTTCAGTAAACATTTGACCGGCATAGCTGGCAATTGCTCGCACCTCGCCCTCGCGTACATTCTGACGTACACGTGCTTCAACCCGCGAGACCGCCTCCATCGTTTTCTCAACAGGGGTCGCTGCCGGCATTTCAACGTTTACATAAAAGAGGCGCACAGGATCCGCTGCGAAGAAGTCCATCTTGATGTAGCCATTACCCAGAGCACCAATGGCGCCAATTAAAGGCAATACAGCAATAATTAGAGACAATACTGGGCGGCGAAAAGCTTTGATTAGTAACCGAACGTAGGTAATTTGCATTCGATGCGTTAGAGATTCCCTAATGCGCTGAATACGACTGGGCTTTTCAAAACCTACCTTCGCCGCCAAGATGTGTGCTGGCAGCATCCAAAAAGCTTCAATCAAGCTGATCGCCAATGCGATCGATACGACCATTGGAATCACTTTCATAAACTTGCCCAAGATTCCCGGCAAAAGCATCAAGGGTAAGAAAGCAGCAATGGTGGTTAATACTGCCGCCGTAACCGGAGCGGCCACCTCTTTAATCGATCCCTGTACGGCAGCGATGCCTGAAAAGCCCCGCTGCAGTCGATAGTAGATCGATTCAACGACAACAACAGCATCATCCACCAGCATCCCCAACACAATCACGACACCAAGAAGTACGGTCACATTGAGTGTTTCGCCCAGGCCTGCCAATACCCAAAAGGTCGCCGCCAAAATAAATGGAATACCGATAGCCGTAAGCATTGAGATGCGTGTACCGAGGAAAAACCAAGCAACGACCAACACGAGAATAAGACCGATCAGAGCATTATTCTCCATGATCTCAATCGATTTACGCGTCGCAATTGTTTGGTCATCAATTAGGACCATCTCGACACCGGTCTCTTGAGAGAGGGCATTGCGATCATCCATATAGCCTTGCACTCGCTCGACTAGCTCAAGCGTGTTGGCACCCTCTTTTTTCATAACAGCAAGCAGTACCGAGGGTTTATCGCCAACCCTCACTAGGAAGCTTGAGTCCTCACGCGCGCGTTCCACACTGGCAACACGTGATAGTGAAACCTCACCCGCTGCGCCAAGAATAGGACGATTCGCAAGATAGGTTGGATCTGATGCAGTACCCACGACACGCACTAGCCAGTTACGATCACCCTGAACTAAGTTACCTGCGGCTTCATCTTGGAAAAATGCTGCGACGGTATTAGCAACCTGCTGGGGCGATATGCCTAGGGCCTCAAGCTCTGCAACATCGATATTTACCTGCAGTTCAGGATCAGGCAAGGCAACCGAATCAATGCGAGCTACCCCTTTAAGTTGTGACAGATCTTTATCGATTCGAGACGCTTGTAAGCGGAGGTTTTCATCATCTGCAAGGCTGGTCACTGCAACAGTCGCGGCAGGAAATGCATTTGAGCTGGTAATCTCAAGAATCAGAGAGTCCAGAGCCGCATCTGGCAGTTCAGATTCAGTATTTTGTATTTCACGACGAAGATCTGCTAAACGCTTATCAAAGGTTCGCTCATCGATATCATCAAATCGCACTAGAATGCTGGAGATGCCTTCACGAGAGTTACTCGACACAAACTTCACATCAGCCAGCGAACGAAGTGCATCCTCCAGTGGATCAGTGACTTTACTTTCAACATCCAGCGCTGTTGCTCCAGGGAGAGGCGTGGTAACAATAATCCAGTTGAAATTGATGGTTGGATCCTGCTGACGAGGGAGACCCTGGTAACTAAGCAGACCCACTGCTAGAACTAGCAAAAAGGTTAGATTTGCTAGTACATGGTTTGTGATAAACCGTTGCCACATCTTAACGTACCTCTACCGCTTCGCCTTCAACGGTAAGTAGGCGTCCCTCAGTAATGACCTTGGTATTCTCGGGTAGCGCAACTGCGGCTGGCTGTCCCTCAATGGCATTTTCAATAGGTATGAACTTTGCTATTCCCTGATCTTCAACTAGCAGACCAAGCTGCCACTCATTCCCAACTTTACGGCGGACGAGCAGCTCAGATGAGACGTGGGGTTGAGAGGCGGTCCAGGTTAAACGTCCTGTAGCACCAATTTCCGGTGAAGTTTCAGGAAAGCCAAAACGGTAAACTTGGGTACGCTCACGACGATCAATGATCGGCAGCGCAGCACGAAACTCCAGCGCATACTTCTGACCGTTCGCTTCAAACCAGGCTGCGCTATCCGCAAGACTTAAGCCTGGGGCAACCTTCGCTTCTAACTCCGCGCCAGCAATTTGAACCAACTGTAGAAGCGGCATTCCAGGCGCTGCTAGGGCACCCAACTGAGCCATGCGCGCCGAAATAACTCCATCAAATGGAGCAACTAGGGAGCAGTTATCGGTAGCAATTTTAGCAAGCTCAATTTGACGATTTTGCACATCAATTCGGGCGTCCAAAGAGATTAATGCCGTCTCACGCTGCTGCAGCGCATCGTCACCCAAATTGCCTTTTTGGTGAAGCGTCTTTGCGCGTGAGTATTGATCCTTAATCAACGGACGCTGGGATTTAAGCTCAGATAACACAGCCTGCTGCGTCGCTAATTGACTGTCATAGGTCCGACAATCCAGCTCAACCAGAGACTCTCCCTGTTTCACGGCATCACCCACTTCAACATTAATTTTGATAATACGTGCAGAGAGCTCCGCACTGAGCGCTGCATCGTTGGCACTAATCACTTCTGCAGGAGCAGAAAAAGTAGGAGAGTAGGCCAAGGACTCCAGTGACTGAGTGGATACAACTGGAGCAGCGCTAGCAACGCTTACAAAAACAAGCGCAAACAGTGGGTAAATAGAACGCATTTTTAACCTCTAAACCTATTGGCGAGCAATGAAGGATGATTATCTACGCAATCTAACATGTAATGGTGCACCGCAAAACGAAAGAGCAAATAAAAAGGAGCCGTCGGGCTCCTTGTTGTTTTTACATATTCGGGTAGTTTGGACCACCGCCGCCTTCTGGCGCTACCCAACGAATATTCTGCGTTGGGTCTTTGATATCACAGGTCTTACAGTGCAGACAGTTGGCTGCGTTAATCTGTAAGCGTGGCTCTGCTTCATCTTCCAACACTTCATAAACACCTGCTGGGCAGTAGCGCTGTGCTGGTTCTGCATACTGTGCGAAGTTGACACTAATCGGTACGCTCGCATCCTTCAACTGAAGGTGACAAGGCTGATCCTCTTCATGAACTGTGTTCGAGATGAATACAGAAGAGAGCTTATCGAAAGAGAGCTTGCCATCAGGTTTAGGGTATTCGATCTTCGTGCACTTGCTCGCTGGACGCAGCATCTCATTATCAACATGGGTGTCATGCAGAGTAACTGGGATACGACCACCAAAGAAGTTCTGGTCGAGGGTATTAAACGCACCACCCAAGATTGGACCAAACTTGTGCAGTGCAGGGCCAAAGTTACGTGAGGTGTATAGCTCTTTGTACAACCATGACGCTTTGTACAGATCATTGAATGTAGAGGCAGTGTTCGATTCAGAAGCAATCGCAGCAACGACAGCTTCGGCTGCCAACATGCCCGATTTCATCGCGGTGTGAACGCCTTTGATGCGAGAGAAGTTCAAGGTACCTGCATCACAACCAATCAATACACCACCTGGGAAGGTCATCTCAGGAAGACAGTTGTAACCACCTTTCGCGATTGCACGGGCACCGTAAGAGACGCGTTTACCGCCCTCTAGGTACTGCGCCAATTTTGGATGGTGCTTCAAACGCTGGAATTCATCGAATGGACTAACCCAAGGGTTTGAGTAGTTGAGGTCAACAATAAGACCTGCAACCACTTGGTTATTCTCTGCATGGTAGAGGAAGAAACCACCGCTAGTACCATCGCTTAGAGGCCAACCAGAACCGTGGATAACGAGACCTTCCTGATGTTTAGTAGGGTCGATATCCCAAAGCTCTTTAATACCGATGCCGTAGTGCTGCGGATCTTTGCCTTCATCTAGATTGAAGCGCTCAATAAGCTCTTTACCTAGGTGACCACGACAACCTTCACCGAATAGCGTGAATTTAGCTTCAAGCGCCATGCTTGGTACGTAGCTATCTTTCTCTTCGCCATTGGCGCCAATACCCATAGCACCAGTGAGTACACCTTTTACGCTGCCATCGTCGTTGTAAAGCACTTCAGCTGCTGGGAAGCCTGGGAATACTTCAACTCCAAGCTCTTCAGCACGCTCTGCTAACCAGCGAGCAAGGTTACCAACGGATGCAATGTAGCAACCGTGGTTGTGCATGGTTTTTGGTGCAGCAAAGTTAGGAACTGTGATCGATTTGCTCTCGTTTTTCAGGAGCACAATCTCATCAACCTTCGCTGCAGTATTGAGTGGCGCACCCTGCTCTTTCCAATCAGGGAAGAGTTCAGTCAGCGCCTTAGGGTCAACGACTGCACCGGAAAGGATGTGACCACCCACCTCGGCTGCTTTCTCAACAACACATACCTGTAAATCAGCATTTAGCTGTTTAATCTTACAGGCTGCGGCTAAGCCTGATGGTCCTGCACCAATGATGAGGACATCAAACTCCATTACTTCATAATCCATTACGCTCTCCAAAACTGGCGTTTAGAACTGGTCGTCAGTCAGCACAAAGGCTGCATCAAGGCCGGTCATAATAGTTTGGGCGTGCGCTTCAGCTCGTGGCAGGTAGTGCTCTGCGTAGAAGCGAACGGTTGCTACTTTTGCAGCAAGGAACTCGTCAGAGTATACAGACCCAGCACCCTCAAGTCCCTTCGCTTTAACAGCCTCTTTAGCCATTAGGAAAGCACCCGTTAGGTAACCCATCTGCATTAAGAAATCGAACGCCACTGCACCCATCAAATTACGATCGGTTGCAGCTCGCTCTAGAATAAATTCACGTATTTCGCGAGCACGCTCTACAGAAGCTGCAAAACGGTTAGCCATCTTATCTAGGCCCGCATTGCGAAGTTCGATTGTTGTCTCTGCCATCTCATCTAACAGCACAGCAAGTGCGGCGCCATTATCAACGATGGTTTTACGGCCGATCAGATCAAGTGCCTGAATACCGTTGGTACCCTCATAGATCGCTAGGATACGAGCATCGCGATAGTGCTGAGCTGCGCCAGCCTCTTCGATAAAGCCCATACCACCATGTACCTGAATGTTGAGCGATGTCAGCTCATTGGCCATCTCCGTCATCCAACCTTTAACAATTGGTGTCAGAAGCTCTACACGAGCTTTAGCTGCAGCTTGAGATCCCTCTGCGTGAGCGCGATCAATCTCTGCTGCCGCAACAAGCGCCAGTGCACGCATCGCCTCACAGCCCGAGCGCATCGACATCAACATACGGCGGACATCTGCATGCTCGATGATTGGCATTTTAGTGCCATCTTTACGACTGCCTTGGGTGCGATCTTTAGCATAAGCCACAGCCTGCTGATATGCGCGCTCAGAGATCGATAGACCTTGCAGGCCAACAGATTGGCGAGCATGGTTCATCATGGTGAACATGTAAGCAAGGCCTTTATTCTCTTCACCTACGAGGTAACCAACAGCACCGCCATTGTCACCAAAACTCATCGTACAAGTCGGCGAGCCGTGGATACCAAGCTTGTGCTCCAGTGAAATACATTTCGCATCGTTTA includes these proteins:
- a CDS encoding acyl-CoA dehydrogenase, producing MSIYNAPAQDTAFVLDQLVEFDQLCESLGLEEVNLELANVIVEEAGKLASEVLAPLNSQGDHQGARLEGDKVIETPGFSDAYQQYMENGWATLTAPEAFGGQGLPNVVGTAVNELWHSANMAFALCPMLTQGSIEALIAHGSDELKDQYLARLVSGEWTGTMNLTEPNAGSDLAAVSTKAVRNGDHYLISGQKIFITWGDHQMTPNIVHLVLARLPDAPAGVKGISLFIVPKFLLDANGEPAELNDAKCISLEHKLGIHGSPTCTMSFGDNGGAVGYLVGEENKGLAYMFTMMNHARQSVGLQGLSISERAYQQAVAYAKDRTQGSRKDGTKMPIIEHADVRRMLMSMRSGCEAMRALALVAAAEIDRAHAEGSQAAAKARVELLTPIVKGWMTEMANELTSLNIQVHGGMGFIEEAGAAQHYRDARILAIYEGTNGIQALDLIGRKTIVDNGAALAVLLDEMAETTIELRNAGLDKMANRFAASVERAREIREFILERAATDRNLMGAVAFDFLMQMGYLTGAFLMAKEAVKAKGLEGAGSVYSDEFLAAKVATVRFYAEHYLPRAEAHAQTIMTGLDAAFVLTDDQF